In Moorella sp. Hama-1, a single genomic region encodes these proteins:
- a CDS encoding NAD(P)/FAD-dependent oxidoreductase, which translates to MHYLIIGNSAAGVAAARAIRGADPGGEITIVGDEPYPYYARVLTSYYLGGLVSRERLWLAGEEWYREERIQLLTGRRATGVDAAGRRVILDDGRELFYNRLLVATGANPQRVDFPGAGLPGVFTLRTIDDAAAIRKYARPGGRAVVVGGGLVGIKAAEGLHARGLQVRLVVSSSRLLSQALDDPGAELIRRAMTAAGFTIHLREDVVALEGQERVTAAILRSGATLPADVVVVGKGVRPNVGFLEGAGVAVNRGIVIDEYLATSVPGIYAAGDVAEAFDRAWQKPRLNAIWGNAVEQGRLAGLNMAGHHTVYRGAIGQNSLVAGGLGVISGGIVNPPGEGRDQPAGSGNATPWVENQDQPGRGEGKHPGSGGILNPPVENQGRQVGGEGQQVVRQAAENGIFRAPDEGYQVVTWLDEKRSYYRKVVLQGQRLVGMVAVGPPEGAGSFQALIGREVKEKYVDAFLRGNFTWAMVGR; encoded by the coding sequence ATGCACTATTTGATTATCGGCAACAGCGCCGCCGGGGTGGCTGCGGCCCGGGCCATCCGCGGCGCCGATCCAGGCGGAGAGATTACTATAGTAGGCGATGAGCCCTACCCTTATTACGCCCGCGTCCTGACGTCCTATTACCTGGGCGGGTTGGTCTCCCGGGAAAGGCTCTGGCTGGCGGGGGAAGAGTGGTATCGCGAAGAACGTATTCAACTGCTTACCGGGCGGCGGGCCACCGGTGTTGATGCCGCCGGCCGCCGGGTGATCCTGGACGACGGCAGGGAGCTCTTTTATAACCGCCTGCTGGTGGCCACCGGGGCGAACCCCCAGCGGGTGGACTTCCCCGGGGCCGGCCTGCCCGGGGTCTTTACCCTGAGGACCATCGACGACGCGGCGGCCATCCGCAAATACGCCCGGCCCGGCGGCCGGGCAGTGGTCGTTGGCGGCGGCCTGGTAGGCATTAAGGCGGCGGAAGGCCTCCACGCTAGGGGGCTGCAGGTCCGCCTGGTGGTCTCCTCGAGCAGGCTCCTTTCCCAGGCCCTGGATGATCCGGGAGCGGAACTTATCCGCCGCGCCATGACCGCGGCCGGCTTTACCATTCACCTGCGGGAGGACGTGGTCGCCCTGGAGGGGCAGGAGCGGGTGACGGCAGCCATTCTCCGTTCCGGGGCCACCCTGCCGGCCGATGTCGTAGTAGTCGGTAAAGGGGTGCGACCCAACGTGGGCTTCCTGGAAGGCGCCGGTGTCGCTGTGAATAGGGGCATTGTAATCGATGAGTATCTGGCTACCTCCGTTCCCGGCATCTATGCCGCCGGCGATGTGGCCGAGGCCTTTGATCGTGCCTGGCAGAAACCGCGCCTCAACGCCATCTGGGGTAACGCTGTAGAACAGGGCCGCCTGGCCGGCCTCAACATGGCAGGTCACCATACGGTCTACCGGGGCGCCATCGGCCAGAATTCCCTGGTCGCAGGCGGCCTGGGGGTTATCAGCGGCGGCATCGTCAACCCGCCCGGTGAGGGACGCGACCAGCCCGCCGGCAGCGGCAATGCCACACCCTGGGTTGAGAATCAAGATCAGCCAGGAAGGGGCGAAGGCAAACACCCCGGCAGCGGCGGCATTCTCAATCCTCCAGTTGAGAATCAAGGCCGACAGGTTGGTGGTGAGGGGCAACAAGTTGTGAGGCAGGCAGCGGAGAACGGTATTTTCAGAGCCCCGGACGAGGGCTATCAGGTGGTAACCTGGCTGGATGAAAAGCGGTCTTACTACCGTAAAGTCGTCCTCCAGGGTCAGCGTCTGGTAGGGATGGTCGCCGTAGGACCGCCCGAGGGCGCCGGGAGCTTCCAGGCCCTCATCGGGCGGGAGGTCAAGGAAAAATACGTTGACGCCTTTCTTCGGGGCAACTTCACCTGGGCTATGGTCGGGCGGTAG
- a CDS encoding MoaD family protein — protein MQVELLSFLQRAAGESRVEVEAATVGEALAALISRYGDAFRRELMTLGGQPKAGIAVLVNGRNINFLQGLATPLSPGDKVTLIPPAAGG, from the coding sequence ATGCAAGTCGAACTCTTAAGTTTCCTGCAGCGGGCGGCCGGGGAGAGCCGGGTCGAAGTGGAAGCGGCCACGGTGGGCGAGGCCCTGGCGGCCCTTATTTCTCGTTACGGCGACGCCTTCCGCCGCGAACTTATGACCCTGGGCGGGCAGCCGAAAGCAGGTATCGCCGTCCTGGTCAACGGCCGCAATATCAACTTCCTCCAGGGGCTAGCTACCCCTTTGAGCCCGGGGGATAAGGTTACCCTGATACCGCCAGCGGCAGGGGGATAG